Proteins found in one Nostoc sp. NIES-3756 genomic segment:
- a CDS encoding SRPBCC family protein, translated as MSASYISDSVIAGTNMTWSQEKQKLLMQGEILVETRSHTAWGGAVSACMYLPVVRSQVWQQITDYPRWVQYFPDITKSEVLQRGEVKRLYQAAQKAFFFFTAQVEIYLNVVEVLGQKIQFRMEKGTFTDFTANLELQDYGNGTLLIYGVQATPHIPIPSIFIQQAMNFELPANMRKMRQVICQS; from the coding sequence ATGTCTGCATCCTATATTTCCGACTCAGTTATTGCAGGTACTAATATGACTTGGAGTCAAGAAAAACAAAAGTTATTGATGCAGGGTGAAATTTTAGTAGAAACGCGATCGCATACTGCTTGGGGTGGTGCGGTGTCTGCTTGTATGTACTTACCCGTGGTGCGATCGCAGGTATGGCAGCAAATTACTGATTACCCTCGTTGGGTACAATACTTTCCCGATATTACTAAAAGTGAAGTTTTACAGCGCGGTGAAGTTAAACGTCTGTATCAGGCAGCACAAAAAGCTTTCTTCTTTTTCACAGCGCAAGTTGAAATTTATCTCAACGTTGTAGAAGTGCTTGGTCAAAAAATTCAATTTCGCATGGAGAAAGGCACTTTTACTGACTTTACTGCCAATTTAGAACTGCAAGATTATGGTAACGGCACTTTGCTAATTTACGGTGTCCAAGCTACTCCACATATTCCTATACCGTCAATTTTCATTCAACAAGCTATGAACTTTGAATTACCAGCAAATATGCGTAAAATGCGACAAGTTATTTGCCAAAGTTAA
- a CDS encoding DUF4327 family protein, with protein MSVNTVSSINYYSLDVIQDEARRLVEKGMVSRQQPIYTLCQYIPAREWVCVECELEKCDFLLRDRIGDLIGREQWDND; from the coding sequence ATGAGTGTGAATACGGTGTCCTCTATCAATTACTACTCCTTGGACGTAATTCAGGACGAAGCACGCCGACTAGTAGAAAAAGGAATGGTTAGCAGACAACAGCCTATCTATACACTCTGCCAATATATTCCTGCTAGAGAGTGGGTTTGTGTGGAGTGTGAGTTAGAGAAATGTGATTTCTTGCTACGCGATCGCATTGGCGACCTCATAGGTCGAGAACAATGGGACAACGACTAA
- the larC gene encoding nickel pincer cofactor biosynthesis protein LarC yields the protein MNKIAYLQCPTGISGDMCLGALVSLGVPVEYLIEKLNTLGIAKEYKLSAELVQRNGQEATKVHVDLLDHHHHHHHEHQHRHGRHLPEIEEMILQASLPPRAEAWSLAVFRQLAVAEGAVHGIAPEKVHFHEVGAVDAIVDIVGTCLGLDWLGIDSDNAGFPLLYCSAFPTGGGTVRAAHGQMAVPVPAVLKLWEMRGCPVYSNGIDRELVTPTGAAIATTLARDFGAAPAMTIKQVGLGSGTINLPIPNILRLWLGETATTSVDITDSAANHQNLETISVLETQIDDLNPQAIGYVFEALFAVGALDVFTQPIGMKKSRPGILLTVICHPEKLADCEAVLFRETTTLGIRRSTQQRSILQREFQQVETKYGTVRLKVAWQGQSPEKVIANVQPEYEDCAELARKHKIPWREIQQLVLRRWHEDNSLGIPQK from the coding sequence ATGAACAAAATTGCCTACCTTCAATGTCCGACGGGTATTTCGGGTGATATGTGCCTGGGAGCCTTAGTTAGCTTGGGTGTTCCGGTGGAATACCTTATAGAAAAACTCAATACCTTGGGGATTGCTAAGGAATATAAGTTAAGTGCGGAATTAGTGCAACGTAACGGTCAAGAGGCTACTAAGGTTCATGTAGATTTACTAGACCATCACCATCATCACCATCATGAACACCAGCATCGCCACGGGCGACATTTGCCAGAAATTGAGGAGATGATTTTGCAAGCTAGTTTACCGCCAAGGGCTGAGGCTTGGAGTTTGGCTGTATTTCGGCAATTAGCTGTGGCTGAAGGGGCTGTACATGGGATTGCTCCTGAAAAGGTTCATTTTCATGAAGTGGGTGCGGTGGATGCGATTGTAGACATTGTTGGCACTTGTTTAGGCTTGGATTGGTTAGGGATTGATAGTGATAACGCAGGATTTCCTTTACTGTATTGCTCGGCTTTTCCTACTGGTGGGGGAACGGTACGCGCTGCTCACGGACAAATGGCAGTACCAGTACCAGCAGTTTTAAAATTGTGGGAAATGCGGGGTTGTCCAGTTTATAGCAATGGTATTGATAGAGAATTAGTGACACCCACAGGAGCTGCGATCGCCACTACTCTAGCCAGAGATTTTGGAGCCGCACCAGCCATGACAATCAAACAGGTAGGATTAGGTTCTGGTACTATTAATCTACCTATCCCTAATATACTACGCCTCTGGCTGGGTGAAACTGCCACTACAAGCGTCGATATCACAGATTCTGCGGCAAATCATCAAAATTTGGAGACAATCTCTGTACTAGAAACGCAAATTGATGACTTAAATCCGCAGGCGATCGGTTATGTTTTTGAGGCATTGTTTGCTGTGGGTGCGTTGGATGTGTTCACCCAGCCTATAGGCATGAAAAAATCCCGTCCTGGGATTCTACTAACTGTCATTTGCCATCCAGAAAAACTAGCTGATTGCGAAGCTGTGTTATTCCGCGAAACTACTACCTTAGGAATCCGCCGCAGTACCCAGCAACGCTCTATCCTACAACGAGAATTTCAACAAGTAGAAACAAAATACGGCACAGTGCGACTTAAAGTAGCATGGCAGGGACAATCACCAGAAAAAGTTATTGCTAACGTGCAGCCAGAATATGAGGACTGTGCAGAATTAGCCCGCAAACACAAAATCCCCTGGCGAGAAATTCAACAACTTGTGCTAAGACGTTGGCATGAAGATAATTCGTTAGGGATTCCCCAGAAATAA
- a CDS encoding DUF751 family protein — protein sequence MFDGFWDNVFRYPRYLISIVLGIFLNTFAPLFPLLKRPVTLIAVLGLLVGGLAFITFTLRAMLGLGTI from the coding sequence ATGTTTGATGGATTTTGGGATAACGTTTTTCGCTATCCACGCTATTTAATTTCTATTGTATTAGGTATTTTCCTTAACACTTTTGCGCCATTATTCCCATTATTGAAACGTCCAGTTACCCTAATCGCCGTTCTCGGTTTGCTTGTAGGGGGACTGGCTTTCATTACCTTTACACTACGAGCCATGCTTGGTTTAGGTACAATCTAG
- a CDS encoding DNA adenine methylase: protein MVSQIPKQTCPRPFLKWAGGKSRLISQYLPHLPKNYQSYYEPFLGGGALFFYLQPNKSVLTDINSELITTYCCVRDRVEDLIALLQEHKSKHNRDYYYSVRGKTVNNDLEQAARFIYLNKTCYNGLYRVNSQGKFNVPLGKYKNPNICPEDLLRSASLALSSSDIKQADFTAVLNFATSSEDFVFFDPPYYPISSTSYFTSYSQYSFGEKDHERLRNTCAELAIRGVKVVVCNSDCEFIKELYQEIGFKIHFIEAARSINSNTKKRGMIKELLITSY, encoded by the coding sequence ATGGTCAGCCAAATCCCCAAACAAACTTGCCCACGTCCCTTTTTAAAGTGGGCTGGGGGTAAAAGCAGGTTAATTTCACAATATCTGCCACATTTACCTAAGAATTATCAATCTTACTATGAGCCATTCTTAGGTGGTGGTGCTTTGTTTTTTTATCTACAACCAAACAAATCTGTTTTAACTGATATTAATTCTGAACTAATTACTACTTACTGCTGCGTGCGCGATCGCGTTGAGGATTTAATTGCACTTTTGCAGGAGCATAAGAGTAAACACAATAGAGATTATTACTATAGTGTTCGCGGAAAAACCGTGAATAATGATTTAGAACAGGCGGCAAGATTTATTTATCTTAACAAAACTTGTTATAACGGTCTTTATAGAGTTAATTCTCAAGGTAAATTTAATGTTCCTTTAGGAAAGTATAAAAATCCTAATATTTGTCCAGAAGATTTACTCAGATCCGCTTCATTAGCACTTTCCTCTTCAGATATTAAACAAGCAGATTTCACGGCAGTGCTGAATTTTGCTACTAGCAGTGAAGATTTTGTATTTTTTGATCCACCTTATTATCCTATTAGCAGCACCAGCTATTTTACAAGTTATAGTCAATATTCTTTTGGAGAAAAAGACCACGAACGGTTAAGAAATACTTGTGCAGAATTGGCTATTCGTGGTGTAAAAGTAGTAGTATGTAACTCTGATTGTGAGTTTATTAAAGAGTTATATCAAGAAATAGGTTTTAAAATTCACTTCATTGAAGCGGCTCGTTCAATTAATTCTAATACTAAAAAGAGAGGAATGATTAAGGAGCTATTAATTACATCATACTAA
- a CDS encoding L-threonylcarbamoyladenylate synthase translates to MAKIISVHPDNPQSRRIEEIRSALSSGAVMLYPTDTVYAIGCDLNVKSAVEKVRHIKQLANDKPLTFLCPSLSNVATYAFVSDTAYRIMKRLIPGTYTFLLPATKLVPRLVQNPKRKTTGIRVPNHTVCLTLLEALGNPIISTSAHLPPDEADNGKVGIVSDSITSRAELFDRVDKIVDVIVDTEQEPTYEVSTIVDLTGDEPMITRRGLGWDAVTAWV, encoded by the coding sequence ATGGCAAAAATTATTTCCGTCCATCCTGATAATCCTCAGAGTCGCAGAATAGAAGAAATAAGGTCAGCGCTTTCTAGTGGCGCGGTGATGCTTTATCCGACTGATACAGTTTATGCGATCGGTTGTGATCTAAATGTCAAGTCTGCGGTGGAGAAAGTGCGACATATCAAGCAGTTAGCTAATGATAAACCACTGACGTTTTTATGCCCTTCCCTGTCAAATGTAGCTACTTATGCTTTTGTCAGTGATACGGCTTACCGGATTATGAAGCGACTAATACCAGGAACTTACACATTTTTGCTACCTGCAACTAAGTTAGTGCCAAGATTAGTCCAAAATCCCAAACGTAAAACTACTGGCATTCGTGTACCAAATCATACTGTATGTTTGACCCTACTAGAAGCTCTGGGAAATCCAATTATTTCGACTTCTGCCCACCTGCCACCAGATGAGGCAGATAATGGAAAAGTCGGGATAGTTTCCGATTCTATAACCTCAAGGGCTGAATTGTTTGACCGCGTGGATAAAATAGTCGATGTGATTGTAGACACAGAGCAGGAACCAACTTATGAGGTGTCTACAATTGTAGATTTAACAGGAGATGAACCAATGATTACTAGGCGGGGGTTAGGCTGGGACGCGGTAACAGCGTGGGTATAA
- the rbfA gene encoding 30S ribosome-binding factor RbfA: MATNRRVSRVAELIKREVSQMLINGIKDDRVGTGMVSVTDVDVSGDLQHAKIYVSIYGTEEAKAETMAGLKSATGFVRSELGARVRLRRTPEVIFIEDRSIERGTKVLSLLNKLENERSVDDIPAADESQEDDE, translated from the coding sequence ATGGCTACAAATCGCCGCGTCTCCCGTGTTGCTGAATTGATTAAACGGGAAGTTAGCCAAATGCTAATTAACGGGATTAAAGATGATCGTGTTGGTACAGGCATGGTCAGTGTTACAGATGTAGATGTTTCTGGAGATTTACAACACGCCAAAATCTACGTCAGTATTTATGGTACAGAAGAAGCCAAAGCGGAAACAATGGCTGGGTTAAAATCTGCCACAGGTTTTGTCCGTAGCGAACTAGGTGCGCGAGTTAGGCTACGTCGTACCCCAGAAGTCATCTTCATTGAAGACCGTTCAATCGAACGAGGAACAAAAGTACTATCACTATTGAATAAATTGGAAAATGAGCGATCGGTGGACGATATACCAGCAGCAGATGAATCGCAAGAAGATGACGAGTGA
- a CDS encoding TonB-dependent receptor plug domain-containing protein, with the protein MKKSLFWLSVSFPSLLLTFPALASDAEITQQVDNSDIPYLSEINLPITAAELLTQATPSESTQESQANEEPENEENTSDDVDITIEAIAEPDTPPQSTPTYVIEKEEIQKQGSTSVADILKRMPGFAVNDAGHGADIHTGTYYRGASINQSVFLINGRPINNDVNTYHGATDLNSIPVEAIERVELSSGVTSALYGASAFGGVVNIITKEGYGQPKLSSSLEFGSLNLNNQQFSYSGSVGAARYNFSFERFFIDNRYRVPVGAANRDSQGFLSNADTATSTYFGNIGIDLNQRNSLNLDITKLSSRRGLVYFGFPLQRDRLDHDGLNIGLSWKTRLGSGDTSNLTTTFGYNQNYFSTYGPTIFAGREFSRTGVLDTQQFTTRIDHDWRITPNNRLRWGLDLKNTNLNGDVFSSSPNRTAFNETENRDVLNTALFAVNTWDITNSFQLDLGLRQSFDTQFGNYLNPSLGLRYAISPLIAVRGSWAGGQRNPGLDQLYVYDTVHGWEPNPDLEPETGSSWTAGVDIKLAENLTGQFTYFGSSLDNRLGVVNGRWANIGLVDTNGLEAALRLRFADNWSTFFNYTYTDAQIKTGAERGLQLGMIPYSVLQTGIGYQNSGWQANLYVTYNSGARRAFFTRPGETITDFVPSYVNLDLSGRIPLTGTLGLTVYLENLLGEQYERVNRIYSPGFTFRLGLSSSI; encoded by the coding sequence GTGAAAAAGAGCTTATTTTGGCTGTCTGTTTCGTTTCCGAGTTTATTGTTAACATTTCCTGCCTTGGCAAGTGATGCGGAAATTACTCAACAAGTGGATAATTCGGATATTCCTTATTTAAGTGAAATTAATTTACCTATAACTGCTGCTGAATTATTAACTCAAGCTACGCCAAGTGAATCAACTCAAGAGAGTCAAGCCAACGAAGAGCCAGAAAATGAGGAAAATACTAGTGATGATGTAGACATTACTATAGAAGCGATCGCCGAGCCAGATACCCCACCACAATCTACACCTACCTACGTTATTGAGAAAGAAGAAATTCAAAAACAAGGTTCTACTAGTGTCGCTGATATATTAAAAAGAATGCCTGGTTTTGCCGTTAATGATGCCGGACACGGTGCAGATATTCACACAGGTACTTATTACCGGGGAGCCTCTATTAATCAATCTGTATTCCTCATTAATGGTAGACCAATTAACAACGATGTCAACACATATCATGGTGCAACTGACCTCAATAGCATCCCTGTAGAAGCAATTGAACGAGTTGAATTATCTAGCGGTGTCACCTCTGCTTTATATGGTGCTTCCGCCTTTGGTGGAGTAGTTAATATCATCACTAAAGAAGGTTATGGTCAACCGAAATTATCTAGTAGTTTAGAATTTGGCTCCTTAAACTTAAATAATCAACAGTTTAGTTATAGCGGTTCAGTTGGTGCAGCTAGATATAACTTTAGCTTTGAAAGATTCTTTATAGATAACCGTTATCGTGTGCCTGTAGGTGCAGCAAATCGAGATTCTCAAGGCTTTTTATCAAATGCAGATACAGCAACTAGTACTTACTTTGGCAATATTGGCATAGATTTAAACCAGAGAAACTCATTAAATTTAGATATCACCAAACTCAGCAGCCGTAGAGGCTTAGTTTATTTCGGTTTTCCCCTACAAAGAGACCGTTTAGACCATGATGGTTTAAATATTGGTTTATCTTGGAAAACGCGCCTTGGTAGCGGTGATACATCCAATCTCACAACTACATTTGGCTATAACCAGAATTATTTTAGTACCTACGGCCCGACAATTTTTGCAGGTAGAGAATTTTCTCGCACAGGTGTTTTAGATACACAACAATTCACTACTAGGATTGATCATGACTGGAGAATTACGCCAAATAATAGATTACGTTGGGGATTAGATTTAAAAAATACTAACTTAAACGGAGATGTTTTCAGCTCTAGCCCTAATAGAACCGCTTTTAATGAAACTGAAAATAGAGACGTATTAAATACAGCCCTATTTGCTGTCAATACATGGGATATTACTAACAGTTTTCAGTTGGATTTAGGGTTGAGACAAAGTTTTGATACTCAGTTTGGCAATTATCTTAACCCCAGCTTAGGTTTACGTTACGCTATCAGCCCATTAATTGCTGTGCGTGGTAGTTGGGCGGGAGGACAACGTAATCCTGGGTTAGATCAGTTATATGTTTATGACACTGTTCATGGTTGGGAACCAAACCCAGATTTAGAACCAGAAACAGGTTCCTCTTGGACTGCGGGAGTAGATATTAAGTTAGCCGAGAATTTAACAGGACAGTTCACCTATTTTGGCAGCAGTTTAGATAATCGCTTAGGGGTTGTCAACGGCAGATGGGCAAATATTGGCTTAGTAGATACTAATGGTTTAGAGGCAGCATTAAGGCTCAGATTTGCTGATAATTGGTCAACTTTTTTTAACTACACTTATACTGATGCCCAAATCAAAACAGGTGCAGAAAGAGGTTTACAGTTGGGGATGATTCCTTATTCTGTATTACAAACTGGTATAGGTTATCAAAACTCAGGATGGCAGGCAAACCTCTATGTTACCTACAATAGCGGAGCGCGTAGAGCCTTTTTCACCAGACCAGGTGAAACAATTACAGATTTTGTTCCTTCTTATGTGAATCTAGATTTGAGCGGTCGTATCCCCTTAACTGGTACTTTAGGATTGACAGTCTATTTAGAAAACTTACTAGGTGAACAATACGAGCGAGTTAACCGAATTTATAGTCCTGGATTTACTTTCCGGTTAGGTTTAAGTTCGAGTATTTAA
- a CDS encoding nitrogen fixation protein, translated as MAEIAADKTTLCPSARPELGESIVFGLIAGTASEPRVTYLKQSLPVTEQILAKAHPVTPGEIFRTAAACASKGCQHFDGKDCRLAARVAEKLPAVVAELPPCSIRRDCRWWQQEGKAACLRCPQVITDNYNPSELMAEVSRTHTN; from the coding sequence ATGGCAGAAATCGCTGCTGATAAGACTACGCTTTGTCCTAGCGCTAGACCAGAACTAGGCGAAAGTATAGTGTTCGGCTTAATTGCTGGAACAGCCTCAGAACCCCGTGTAACTTATTTGAAACAATCTTTGCCTGTCACAGAGCAAATTTTAGCGAAAGCTCATCCAGTTACACCAGGGGAAATTTTTCGTACTGCTGCGGCTTGTGCCTCAAAAGGTTGTCAGCATTTCGATGGTAAAGATTGTCGTTTAGCGGCGCGAGTGGCAGAAAAATTGCCTGCTGTTGTAGCAGAACTTCCTCCCTGTTCTATACGCAGAGATTGCCGTTGGTGGCAACAGGAAGGTAAAGCTGCTTGTCTGCGTTGTCCGCAAGTGATTACTGATAATTACAACCCATCTGAGTTAATGGCTGAAGTTTCCCGGACTCATACCAATTAA
- a CDS encoding DUF6658 family protein codes for MNGLINVWKRLRLRQILTVFAASLLLIVSTACTQANAQGANPKNPAVQAGGANNPYKNGGDGYVNSQFSTDPKINNSGNRKNRDQANLLSNSNVLIAVNSNRDSEILYPGAETPAGRIEKENELPLIREEDFQKPEPGGLIQREPSVGTRIKERLETVKENVQEASKFIPEKANEASARPELQKNPAVGR; via the coding sequence GTGAACGGTTTAATTAATGTATGGAAAAGACTAAGACTGCGCCAGATTTTAACTGTATTTGCTGCTAGTCTATTATTAATAGTTAGTACCGCTTGTACTCAGGCAAATGCTCAAGGTGCTAATCCTAAAAATCCTGCTGTACAAGCTGGAGGAGCTAATAATCCTTATAAAAATGGTGGAGACGGATACGTCAATTCTCAGTTTTCTACCGACCCCAAAATCAATAACTCAGGAAATAGAAAAAACCGCGATCAAGCTAACTTACTCAGCAATTCAAACGTATTGATCGCTGTTAATAGTAACAGAGATTCAGAAATCCTTTACCCAGGTGCAGAAACACCAGCAGGGAGAATCGAGAAAGAAAACGAACTACCACTCATTAGAGAAGAAGACTTCCAAAAGCCTGAACCCGGTGGTTTGATTCAACGTGAACCAAGTGTAGGAACTCGGATTAAAGAGCGTCTGGAAACTGTGAAAGAAAATGTTCAAGAAGCTTCTAAGTTTATCCCAGAGAAAGCAAATGAAGCCAGCGCTAGACCAGAATTACAAAAGAATCCTGCTGTTGGTAGATAG
- a CDS encoding metallophosphoesterase — protein MKNRQWLIKARRFAWPYIRWLFWLGFCILLYSKLIEPNWIEINSLQLTLPHLASEFHGYRIVHISDIHRDQWMTTQRLQRAFRLVNQQQPDLIAITGDLVTRNSSSLIPSLKLALEKLTPKAQTFVVLGNHDHENDINALIKVLEQSGISHLCNSVSTIKKGNATLHIAGVDDVQMGKSNLDLVLQQLPSEGAAILLAHEPDFAYTSAATERFDLQLSGHSHGGQIRLPFFKPMILPPWAQKYYSGQYQVGNMLLHTNRGLGMTGLHLRLFARPEITVITLVEKE, from the coding sequence TTGAAAAATCGTCAGTGGCTCATCAAAGCCAGAAGATTCGCTTGGCCGTACATTCGCTGGTTATTTTGGCTAGGATTTTGTATTTTACTGTACAGCAAATTAATTGAACCAAATTGGATTGAAATCAATTCTTTACAACTAACACTACCTCATCTAGCATCAGAATTTCATGGCTACCGCATTGTACACATCAGCGATATTCACCGTGACCAGTGGATGACAACTCAACGCTTACAGCGCGCTTTCCGCTTAGTCAACCAACAACAACCGGACTTAATAGCCATTACAGGTGATTTAGTTACTCGTAATTCCTCGTCCTTAATTCCATCTCTCAAGCTAGCTTTAGAAAAACTTACTCCCAAAGCGCAAACTTTTGTGGTTTTAGGTAATCATGACCACGAGAACGACATCAACGCCCTCATCAAAGTTCTCGAACAAAGTGGGATATCTCATCTTTGTAATAGCGTTTCTACCATTAAAAAAGGCAACGCTACGTTACACATAGCTGGGGTTGATGATGTACAAATGGGTAAAAGCAATTTGGATTTGGTATTACAGCAATTACCAAGTGAAGGAGCGGCAATTTTATTAGCCCATGAACCGGACTTTGCCTATACCAGCGCAGCTACTGAAAGATTTGATTTACAACTATCAGGACATTCACACGGCGGACAAATACGCCTACCTTTTTTCAAGCCGATGATTCTACCGCCTTGGGCGCAAAAGTATTACTCAGGGCAATATCAAGTAGGCAATATGCTGTTGCATACTAACCGAGGCTTAGGAATGACTGGCTTGCACCTGCGCCTTTTCGCCCGTCCAGAGATTACGGTGATTACTTTGGTTGAGAAGGAGTAG
- a CDS encoding type II toxin-antitoxin system VapC family toxin, with amino-acid sequence MQPEVFLDTSFAIALAAPSDRLHQQAVYLAQLLEEAGTRLVTTQTVMLEIGNALSQQPHRHEAIVLLNSLTVDPKVEIVPLSQELYERAFQLYCESPDKEWGFIDCVSFIVMQYSGITEALTANEHFQQAGFRALLREVVGSGEYGSRGR; translated from the coding sequence ATGCAACCGGAAGTATTTCTTGATACCTCGTTTGCTATTGCCTTAGCCGCACCTAGCGATCGCCTACATCAGCAAGCTGTATATTTAGCACAGTTGTTAGAAGAAGCTGGTACACGTCTAGTTACCACGCAGACAGTTATGCTGGAAATTGGCAATGCTTTGAGCCAACAGCCACATCGTCATGAGGCGATCGTGCTGTTAAATTCTCTAACGGTAGATCCTAAAGTAGAAATAGTTCCCCTATCACAAGAATTATACGAAAGGGCTTTCCAGCTATACTGTGAAAGCCCTGACAAGGAATGGGGTTTTATCGATTGTGTATCTTTTATTGTAATGCAATATAGCGGAATTACGGAAGCTCTAACTGCTAATGAGCATTTTCAACAGGCGGGATTTCGCGCTTTGCTGCGGGAGGTAGTGGGGAGTGGGGAGTATGGGAGTAGGGGGAGATGA
- a CDS encoding HetZ-related protein, with amino-acid sequence MKVNLANLPTSTSAFASNVVAAELPATDAVMQFLFQEMQAQVKASPNCIQTVADRIAKEVNRICDKSSRIQTSGEIHSWQLNLCRHRLQKCLHYYQLGSRRGRVELHSSLGAMVYRHVTLAGSDLGFEGRYTLIEDFLQAFYIEAIKAFRRENELAEDYTPRTQLQLAEYMAFTEQYAKRRINLPGGNNQQLIILRAQGFARRQPQETTVDIEMAVESAKSEEAESYQRNSAVQQIRSQMISQANFDPSEESERDRIISELVKYLESQGQSDCIDYLTLKLQDLSAPEIDQILGLTSRQRDYLQQRFKYHVQKFAKQHQWQLVHQWLGAGLEQKLGLSAQQWETLMSTISPQQQQLLQLKLDGHNDQAIAKAIKCTPKQLQKRWTDLLDIAWAIRNGNNEMQTG; translated from the coding sequence ATGAAAGTAAACCTTGCAAATCTACCAACCTCTACATCTGCTTTTGCTAGCAACGTTGTTGCTGCGGAATTACCAGCTACAGATGCAGTAATGCAATTTTTATTTCAAGAAATGCAGGCTCAAGTCAAAGCATCGCCCAATTGCATACAAACTGTAGCTGATCGTATTGCTAAAGAAGTAAATCGTATATGCGATAAAAGTTCTCGCATTCAAACATCTGGGGAGATTCACTCTTGGCAATTAAATCTGTGTCGTCATCGTCTGCAAAAGTGCCTACATTACTATCAATTAGGTTCCCGGCGCGGAAGGGTAGAGTTACATAGTAGTCTGGGCGCTATGGTTTACCGTCATGTGACACTAGCAGGTTCAGATTTGGGGTTTGAAGGTCGTTACACTTTAATTGAAGATTTCCTGCAAGCATTTTACATTGAAGCTATTAAAGCTTTCCGTCGAGAAAATGAATTGGCTGAAGATTATACGCCACGCACTCAGTTACAACTAGCAGAGTATATGGCGTTTACTGAACAGTATGCCAAGCGGCGAATTAATTTACCTGGTGGAAATAATCAACAATTAATCATATTACGCGCTCAAGGTTTTGCTCGTCGTCAGCCCCAAGAGACAACTGTAGATATTGAAATGGCGGTAGAATCTGCCAAAAGTGAAGAAGCAGAATCTTACCAGCGTAACTCGGCTGTACAACAAATTCGATCGCAGATGATCTCCCAAGCTAATTTTGACCCCTCAGAAGAATCAGAACGCGATCGCATCATTTCTGAATTAGTTAAATACCTGGAATCTCAAGGACAATCCGACTGCATCGACTACCTTACCCTCAAACTCCAAGACCTTTCCGCACCGGAGATTGACCAAATTCTCGGTCTTACCAGCCGTCAGCGCGACTACCTGCAACAGCGTTTTAAATATCATGTACAGAAGTTCGCTAAACAGCACCAATGGCAATTAGTGCATCAATGGCTGGGTGCAGGTTTAGAACAGAAGTTAGGCTTATCCGCCCAGCAATGGGAAACTTTAATGAGTACCATTTCTCCGCAACAGCAGCAACTCCTGCAATTAAAACTTGATGGACATAATGATCAGGCGATCGCCAAAGCTATAAAATGCACACCCAAGCAACTACAAAAACGTTGGACTGATCTATTAGATATAGCTTGGGCTATCCGCAATGGCAATAATGAAATGCAAACAGGCTGA
- a CDS encoding glutathione S-transferase family protein yields MLKFYYNPISINARRVWVALLEKQIPFEPLLLNLDGDQFQDQFTAINPLQRVPVIVDDGLRVVESLAILDYLEAKYPTPSLIPSEATAIATVRMVETTTVTELQPATVILTRPLVELDTDPKKLESAQEAVTKILSFYETLLGDQTYFAGEKFTLAEVVAGTLIPSLPLFGFSLDDYPRLLAWAERLEQRESWQKTTPNFAALAAAIPNIKAILERRF; encoded by the coding sequence ATGCTAAAGTTTTACTACAATCCTATATCTATTAACGCCCGTCGAGTTTGGGTAGCTTTACTAGAAAAACAAATTCCTTTTGAACCATTGTTATTAAATCTTGATGGTGATCAGTTTCAAGATCAGTTCACTGCTATTAACCCCCTCCAGCGTGTACCAGTGATAGTAGACGATGGCTTACGTGTGGTCGAATCATTAGCAATTTTGGATTATCTGGAAGCGAAATATCCTACCCCATCACTAATTCCTAGCGAAGCAACTGCGATCGCCACCGTTCGCATGGTAGAAACTACGACAGTAACCGAGCTTCAACCTGCTACTGTTATCTTAACTAGACCGTTAGTAGAATTAGACACTGATCCCAAAAAGCTAGAATCAGCCCAAGAAGCTGTAACAAAAATTTTAAGCTTTTATGAAACACTTTTAGGAGACCAGACTTATTTTGCAGGCGAAAAATTTACCCTAGCAGAAGTAGTTGCTGGTACATTGATTCCGTCCCTACCTCTATTTGGCTTCTCTTTAGATGATTATCCACGTTTGTTAGCCTGGGCAGAAAGATTAGAGCAAAGAGAAAGCTGGCAAAAAACGACACCAAATTTCGCTGCTCTTGCAGCTGCTATCCCCAACATTAAAGCAATCCTAGAACGAAGATTTTAA